One window of the Desmospora profundinema genome contains the following:
- the asnB gene encoding asparagine synthase (glutamine-hydrolyzing) gives MCGISGLLNWDHDLSARRDWLEKMNETLVPRGPDAEGIWISRCTGLAHRRLIVIDPEGGVQPMVRRYGDRNLVITYNGELYNMEELSRELINRGHTFQSRSDTELILAAYAEWGTEAPRRLNGIFAFAIWDEREESLFLARDRIGVKPLFYAVREGAVSFGSELKSLLALADIQPEVDTEGLAEVLAMGPSRTPGHGVFKGVEELRPGHWMKMTRDTKRVEAYWKLESRSHTDDRSTTIERVRELFIDAVQRQLVSDVSIGTMLSGGLDSSAISACAASHFDAVGKGPLPTFSVDYEGNDRFFQPNEFQPNADAPWVERMSQYIGSNHHRVLIDNAELAGALYPALKSRDLPGMADVDASLLLFCRQIKKHATVVLSGECADEVFGGYPWFHREEMIRADTFPWSRKIRERIAFLSPEVNRAIRPEEYVQDRYREALAEVPCLEGEKGLEARIREIFYLNLTRWMPTLLDRKDRMSMAVGLEVRVPFCDHHLVEYVWNIPWSMKRMNGREKGLFREAMKGILPDDVLYRQKSPYPKTHNPAYLEAVKEEALRILNDSRSPVRQLLDLDAVRSFASRDLTREHLPWFGQLMNVPQLFAHWIQLDQWMRDYRVRIV, from the coding sequence ATGTGCGGTATCTCAGGTTTGCTGAATTGGGATCACGACTTAAGCGCACGGCGTGATTGGTTGGAAAAGATGAATGAGACCCTGGTTCCCCGTGGTCCCGATGCGGAGGGAATATGGATTTCCCGTTGCACCGGATTGGCCCACCGCCGATTGATCGTGATTGATCCTGAGGGCGGGGTGCAACCAATGGTCCGGCGTTATGGAGATCGGAACCTGGTGATCACCTACAATGGTGAACTGTACAACATGGAAGAACTCTCCCGTGAGTTGATCAATCGGGGACATACGTTCCAATCCCGGTCTGACACGGAATTGATCCTGGCCGCTTATGCCGAGTGGGGAACGGAAGCCCCTCGCCGCTTAAACGGGATTTTCGCATTTGCGATCTGGGATGAACGGGAGGAAAGTTTGTTTTTAGCTAGGGACCGGATTGGTGTCAAACCCTTATTTTATGCTGTCCGGGAGGGAGCTGTTTCCTTTGGTTCGGAACTAAAATCGCTGTTGGCTCTTGCCGATATTCAGCCTGAAGTAGATACCGAGGGATTGGCTGAAGTGTTAGCGATGGGGCCGTCCCGCACTCCGGGACACGGTGTGTTTAAAGGCGTGGAGGAGCTAAGGCCCGGACATTGGATGAAAATGACCCGGGATACGAAACGGGTAGAGGCTTATTGGAAATTGGAAAGCCGTTCCCACACGGATGATCGATCCACCACCATCGAGCGTGTGCGGGAATTGTTCATCGATGCGGTCCAACGACAATTGGTGTCCGATGTGTCCATTGGAACGATGCTGTCAGGCGGTTTAGACTCCAGTGCGATTTCCGCTTGTGCTGCCAGCCATTTCGATGCAGTGGGAAAGGGGCCACTTCCTACTTTCTCGGTGGATTACGAAGGAAATGACCGTTTTTTTCAACCCAACGAATTTCAACCCAATGCGGATGCTCCTTGGGTGGAACGGATGTCACAGTATATCGGTTCCAACCATCACCGTGTCCTGATCGATAACGCCGAGCTGGCAGGAGCGCTTTACCCGGCATTGAAATCCCGTGATCTTCCGGGGATGGCGGATGTGGATGCGTCTTTGCTTCTTTTCTGCCGGCAGATTAAAAAGCATGCAACTGTGGTGTTGTCCGGGGAGTGTGCGGATGAAGTATTTGGCGGTTATCCATGGTTTCACCGCGAGGAAATGATCAGGGCGGATACGTTCCCGTGGTCGCGGAAAATCAGGGAGCGTATCGCCTTTTTATCGCCAGAGGTAAACCGGGCCATCCGTCCGGAAGAGTATGTCCAGGATCGATACCGGGAAGCATTGGCGGAAGTTCCCTGCTTGGAAGGGGAGAAGGGGTTGGAGGCCCGGATCCGTGAAATCTTTTACCTGAACCTTACCCGATGGATGCCGACCTTGCTGGACCGAAAGGATCGAATGAGCATGGCGGTGGGATTGGAGGTGCGGGTGCCGTTTTGTGATCACCACCTGGTGGAGTACGTCTGGAACATCCCCTGGTCGATGAAACGGATGAATGGACGTGAAAAGGGACTCTTCCGGGAAGCGATGAAGGGGATATTGCCTGACGATGTATTATATCGTCAGAAAAGCCCTTACCCCAAGACTCACAATCCCGCTTATTTGGAAGCGGTCAAGGAAGAAGCGCTTCGGATCCTGAACGATTCCCGTTCACCTGTCCGACAGCTGTTGGACCTGGATGCGGTTCGCTCCTTTGCATCCAGGGATCTAACCCGGGAACATCTACCCTGGTTCGGCCAACTGATGAATGTTCCCCAACTGTTTGCTCACTGGATTCAATTGGACCAATGGATGCGGGATTACCGGGTGCGGATCGTTTAG
- a CDS encoding sodium:solute symporter family protein — MDTQFFVSLAIILASFALYIGIAVFNRARRTSDFYVASRGVPPVWNGMAIAGDWMSAASFIGMAGTVMILGYDGLAYIMGWTGGYLLLTFLLAPQLRKYGRYTVPEFIGDRFESHTARVIAAVGTMVVSFVYIIGQLSGSGVVIGRLFEIETVIGTMIGVVVIAVYATFGGMRGITWTQVAQYLVLITAYLIPIIFMSLQITNNPLPWMTYGEIVSKLGELDAELGLTQYFAPFQTGTKGQFLALMFCLMAGTAALPHVIVRFYTVSTMKAARWSGAWALVFIGLLYLSAPAYAAFSRFILMTQVAGQPLDSLPAWTQAWINTGQLQLADQNGDGILQWQEIVISNDIVVMATPEIANLGVFVIGLVAAGAMAAALSTAGGLLIAISSSFAHDIYSRLINPQASDKKKLLVARITIALATVVAGVVALNPPGVITQIVAWAFSLAAGTFFPVLFLGVWWKRANAKGAIAGMLTGLGVTLGYILLSTNFDFSLFGIQDTGAGVFGLPISLLVTYLVSILTAPPSQKVQDEVVDLRYPEQMSYKDGEVWMKEPGR, encoded by the coding sequence ATGGACACACAATTCTTTGTCTCCTTGGCGATTATATTAGCCTCTTTTGCTTTATATATCGGGATTGCCGTCTTTAATCGCGCACGGCGGACATCCGATTTCTACGTGGCATCCAGGGGGGTGCCACCCGTTTGGAACGGGATGGCAATTGCCGGGGATTGGATGAGCGCCGCTTCCTTTATCGGAATGGCAGGCACGGTGATGATCCTGGGATATGACGGTCTGGCCTATATCATGGGTTGGACCGGGGGATATCTGTTGCTCACGTTCCTACTGGCGCCACAGCTGCGTAAATACGGACGTTATACGGTTCCGGAGTTTATCGGGGATCGTTTTGAAAGTCACACGGCTCGGGTAATCGCTGCTGTTGGAACGATGGTAGTTAGTTTTGTCTATATCATCGGTCAATTGTCGGGCTCCGGTGTGGTGATCGGCAGGCTGTTTGAGATTGAAACGGTGATCGGCACAATGATCGGTGTGGTCGTGATTGCGGTTTACGCCACTTTCGGGGGCATGCGGGGGATTACTTGGACCCAGGTGGCGCAATATCTGGTCTTGATCACCGCTTATTTGATTCCGATCATCTTTATGTCACTCCAGATTACCAACAATCCGTTGCCCTGGATGACGTATGGGGAGATCGTTTCCAAGCTGGGCGAGCTGGACGCCGAACTGGGGCTGACCCAATATTTTGCTCCCTTTCAAACCGGGACCAAAGGGCAGTTTCTGGCTTTGATGTTTTGCCTGATGGCGGGGACCGCCGCACTGCCTCATGTGATTGTCCGTTTTTATACGGTGTCCACCATGAAGGCTGCCCGCTGGAGCGGGGCATGGGCGTTGGTTTTTATCGGTTTACTCTACTTGTCCGCGCCGGCATATGCGGCATTTTCCCGCTTTATCCTGATGACACAGGTGGCGGGCCAGCCGCTGGATTCGTTGCCGGCATGGACTCAGGCGTGGATCAACACGGGCCAATTGCAGCTGGCGGACCAAAACGGAGACGGCATTCTCCAGTGGCAGGAGATCGTGATCAGCAATGATATCGTTGTGATGGCCACGCCGGAAATCGCCAACCTGGGTGTCTTTGTTATCGGGTTAGTGGCGGCGGGAGCGATGGCGGCGGCTCTGTCCACCGCCGGGGGATTGTTGATCGCCATCTCTTCCTCTTTTGCTCACGATATCTATTCGCGCCTGATCAATCCCCAAGCCAGCGATAAAAAGAAGCTCCTTGTGGCCCGGATCACGATTGCATTGGCAACGGTTGTGGCCGGAGTGGTCGCCCTGAACCCGCCGGGAGTCATCACCCAGATCGTCGCTTGGGCCTTTTCCCTGGCTGCGGGAACGTTCTTCCCGGTCTTATTCTTGGGGGTATGGTGGAAGCGGGCCAACGCCAAAGGAGCGATTGCCGGGATGTTGACCGGTTTGGGAGTCACCTTGGGCTATATTCTCCTTTCCACCAACTTTGATTTTTCCCTGTTCGGGATCCAGGATACGGGTGCAGGGGTCTTCGGGTTGCCGATCAGTCTGCTGGTTACGTATCTGGTTTCCATCCTAACGGCTCCCCCTTCGCAAAAAGTGCAGGATGAAGTGGTGGATCTGCGTTATCCGGAACAGATGTCCTATAAAGATGGAGAAGTGTGGATGAAAGAGCCCGGTCGATAA
- a CDS encoding DUF4212 domain-containing protein, giving the protein MKKVDKQVAEAYFRKRVRLMIGYLIVWALVSFGVVALAEPLSGFTFNGMPFHYFMGAQGSILTFIVLLFVNAVVTDRIDKEFGIDEKANEGLHTGKPLDH; this is encoded by the coding sequence GTGAAGAAAGTGGACAAGCAAGTGGCGGAAGCTTATTTTCGCAAGCGGGTCCGGTTGATGATCGGGTACTTAATCGTTTGGGCTTTGGTTTCCTTTGGGGTGGTGGCCTTGGCTGAACCGCTGTCCGGGTTTACTTTTAATGGAATGCCGTTTCATTATTTTATGGGCGCTCAGGGTTCCATCCTCACATTCATCGTGTTGTTGTTTGTTAACGCCGTTGTGACGGATCGAATCGACAAAGAATTCGGTATCGATGAAAAAGCAAATGAAGGACTACATACCGGCAAACCGTTGGATCACTAG
- a CDS encoding YheC/YheD family protein: MRYRLFSSDIKEISIDLGLDRQKQVWIFEVNDMLPSIHT; encoded by the coding sequence ATGCGATATCGACTGTTCTCATCTGATATCAAAGAGATCTCCATCGATTTGGGATTGGATCGACAGAAACAGGTTTGGATCTTTGAGGTGAATGATATGTTACCGTCCATTCACACTTAA